Genomic DNA from Mycobacterium stomatepiae:
GGCCTCGAGGTCGTCAATGGGGGGCGGGTACTGCCATCGATCGTATTGCCGGGAGACCACGTCGTTGCGCGGATCGTCGTTCACTACAAAGGCAATGTAATGGGTTTGCCCGGCAACCGCAGGATGCCGATCCGCCGCGATGTGGTGTTGCTCGCCGGCGTAGGAGCCGGCAACTCATACACTGGCCCACCGTGGGCATGCTCTTCGGATTTGCGCCGTGGCTTATCTACTGGGTGCTGGTCGGCAACGTCCCGTTCAAGACCGCGGTGGTGGTCGCCCTGGTGATCGCCATCGGCGCGTTTGCGATCGGGCGCGCCCTGAGTAAGTCGGGCGGCACGCTGGAGATCGGGGCGGTAGCCACGTTCGCGGTGCTGACCGTTCTGACGTTCACCCTCAGTGACACGTTCATACACCGGTGGATACAGCCGCTGAGCAGCGCGGGGATCTTCCTGGTGGCCCTCGTCGGTCAGCTGGTGGGCAAGTCGTTCGTGCGCGAGTTCGCCGCGGCCGAGCAGCCTCCCGATGTGGTCAAGACCGAGCTCTTCGATCGGATCACCGACGTGTTGTCCTGGATCTGGATCGCCGCGTTCGCCGGCATGACGGTGTCGTCCGCGATTCCGCCGGTGCTGGAGGAGTTCGGAGGACAGGCGGCCACGATCCTCGACACGAAAACCCCGCTGCTGTTCATCTGCTACTGGGTCATCCCGTACTCGTTGCTGGGGCTGGCGGCGCTGGCGTCACGCTATGTCCCGGAGCGGATGCTGGTCGGGATCGACGACCTCGCCCGGGAAACCTCGTTCGTCGCCTACGACGAAGCCACGATCGACGAGCTGTACTTCCTGGCCCAGGAGCACGCCAATCGGGAGGTCGGCCCGGGCAAGGAGGCGTACAACGTGAAGGTCGGCGGGATGGGAACGCCGCTGACCGGCGACGAGGCACGCAAGTCATGGCCCTCGTCCTACAAGGTGCGCGACAAGAAGCATTAGAGTGCGCGACGTCGACTCGTGTGACATCCATCAGCGCGACAACTTCCACTTGTTAGGTCGATTGCGTGGCATCCAAGAGGATCTGGCTTGTCGCAGCCGTGACCGTGCTGATCACGGTGGCGGCCTGCTCGTCGGGGCATTCCGGGTCGGGCGCAAAGCCGGATTTCCATACGCCCGCCGGCAAGGCGTTGACGATCACCCCGGATCAGATGCTGGCCGCGACCCAGGGCGATACGCCGGTGGCATACGCCAAGCCCGAGCACGGCAGCATCACGTACGGTGCCAACGGCACGATGATCTACACCCCGGATGCCGGGTTCACCGGCACCGACCAGCTCCACCTCACCAGCACCCCCAGCGTCAAGCTCTATTCCGAGAACCTGCCGCCGATCGCCACCATCGGCGGCGTCGCGATCCAGGCCAACGCGCATGGTTCGGCGATCGCCCCGGTCCCGGGCAGCCCGAATGAGATTTACGGCCTGACCGACCGCGGCCCCAACGTTGCCGGGCGCACGGCGAACGAAATCGTCTTTCCGATACCGGATTTCCACCCGCAGATCGCCAAGCTGAAGCTCGCCGACGGGGTGGCGTCGGTCGAGCAGATCATCACGCTGGCGGGCAAGGACGGTGCGCCCCTGGTCGGGCTGTCCTACCCGCAGGCCGGCCTCGGCGAGACGGCGGTCGACATCAACGGCGTGCCGCTCTCGCCGTCGGATCACGGTCTGGACGGCGAAGGCTTGGTCGCCTTGTCCGACGGAACCTTCTGGGTTTCCGACGAATACGGCCCGTTCATCGTCCATTTCGATGCCAATGGCAAAGAGCTGGAACGTCTTTCGCCATTCGACGCAACGTTGCCCAAGGAGCTGTCGCTGCGCCACCCGAACCACGGTCTGGAGGGCCTGACGCTGACCCCCGACGGCTCCACGCTGGTCGGCATCATGCAGTCGGCGCTGCGGACTCCGGGGCTGCTCGGCTCGTCGGTGTCGGTCCCGATGACCCGCATCGTCACGATCAACCTCGCCAACCACAGCGACGTGCGCGAGTATCTCTACCCGCTGGCCAACCCGCAGCAGACCAGGGTCGCGGTCTCGGAAATCACCGCGGTCAGCAACACCACCTTCCTCGTCGACGAGCTGGACGGCGAGCCACAGCCCAACGGCAACAAGAAGATCTTCCTGGCCGACATCTCCGGGGCCACCGACGTCGGGCCCCGGGCGTCGCTGTCCGGGACGAGCTATCAGGCCGACCGCGGCGGCCTGTTGATCAACGGCGTGCCGATTGAAACCTTCGTCGGGATCACCGGCGTCGAGGCGGCCACCGACAAGCTCAGCGCGGCGGGGATCGAGGTGGCCGGCAAGAAGCTCAAGCTCGATCTCACCGACCTACTGCGTTCGTTGTCGGCCGCCGGTAACTTCTTCGGACACGCGAAGATCGAAGGCGTCATCACCCCGGACGGTGGAAAGACGTTATTCATTGCCAACGACAGTGATTTCGGCCTGGACGGGCTGGCCTCCACGACTCCGCCGTTTGCCCTCAAGCCCAAGATGGCGCCCAACGGCTCCCAGGACAGTGGCGAGATTCTGACCGTTGACATGAGAAAACTGCCTCCCACGATGGAAGCCGAGACGATCCCGATCAAGGTCGGCTGAGCCCCGCGCCGAAGTTCGGATACGTTGGTTTTCGGCGGGCGCACCCCCACCAGCACCCGGACGAGCCGCATGCGCTCCGCACTCGATTGCGGCACAGCAAGGAGCATCTCGATGAACGCGGTCAGCCCGGATGCCATTCGTGCGGAGACGATCACCATCACCGGCCACGGTGGCGATGAGATCGAGGCCTATCGCGCATGCCCGGTTTCCGAGCCGGTCGCCGAAGGATCGCGCGGCGGCGTCGTCTGGATCCATCACATGCCCGGATACGACCGGGAAACCAAGGAGTTCGTTCGCCGGCTCGCGGTCAGCGGCTACCACACCGTGGCGCCGAACCTGTACTCGCGGGAGGCGCCGGGCGCCGCTCCCGACGACGCGGCCGCTGCGGTGCGCGCGGCGGGCGGAGTGCCCGACGATCGCTTGGTCGGGGACGTCGCGGGCGCGGTTGAGCACCTGCGATCGTTGCCCGGCGCCAACGGTAAATTCGGCGTCATCGGGCACTGCTCGGGCGGGCGGCACGCGTACCTGGCCGCCTGCTCGCTGCCGTTCGACGCCGCGGTGGATTGCTACGGCGGCCGCGTCGTCGAGGATGCCCGGGAGGGACTACCCAAGGCCATGAAACCGATCCTGCACCTGGCGCCGAACCTGAGCTGCCCGCTGCTGGGCCTATTCGGGGCCGACGACGTGTTCCCGACGCCCGCCGCGGTGGCCACGCTGGACGCCGAGCTGACCAAGCTGGGCAAGCCGCACGAGTTCCACTCCTACGAGGGCGCGGGCCACGCCTTCTTCTCCGTCGACCGGCCCGCGTACCGTCCGGAGGCCGCGGTGGACGGCTGGCGCCACATCGACGAATTCTTCGCGACCCACCTGAAAGGCTAGGTGCAGCAAGCCATGTGCACACATCTCACCGAGCACGTCGAGATCGACGGCAGCGGCAAGGGCCCGGCTGCATGGTTCGGCGCCCACCGCGCGACCGTCTACGTCGATCACGCCGTGCACGCGCCCTACACCCACACGGTCAACATCGATGTGATCAATCCGGAGCTCGGCCCGTCGGCACGGGTCGCCCTGGAACTCACCGAGGAAAGCGCGCTGGCGCTGGCCGACGCGATCCACAAAGCGATTGCGAATGCGCCGGTCGGTCTCGCGTCCAAGGACCAGTAGGTGTCTTATGACGATCGAGCCTGACTACCCACAGATGGCCGCGGCCCGGGGACGCATCGAGCCCGTACCGCGGCGGGTCCGGGGTTTTCTGGGCGACAAGCTGGTCTTCGACACCACCGCGGCGCGCTATGTGTGGGAAATCCCTTACTACCCGGCCTATTACGTGCCGCTGACCGATGTGCGCCCGGAGTTCTTGCGCGACGAGGAGCACGCGCAGAAGGTGCAGTTCGGGCCGTCGCGGCTGCACTCGCTGGTCGGCGCCGGCCAGACGCACCCGTCGGCCGCCCGGGTGTTCGACGCCGATGCCGACAGCCCCGTCGCGGGCACGGTGCGCTTCGAATGGGACGCGTTGCGCTGGTTCGAGGAAGACGAGCCCATCTACGTGCACCCACGCAACCCGTACTCCCGCGTCGACGCGCTGCGCTCGCACCGGCACATCCGGGTCGAGCTGGACGGTGTCGTGCTGGCCGACACCGGATCTCCGGTGCTGCTCTTCGAAACCGGTTTGCCGACAAGGTATTACATCGGCCCCGCCGATGTTTCTTTTGCGCATCTGGAGCCCAGCTCAACCGAGACGCAATGCCCGTACAAAGGGGTGACGTCCGGCTACTGGTCGGTGCGCATCGGCGACACCGTGCACGCGGACCTCGCGTGGACGTATCACTTTCCACTGCCGGCGGTCAGCCAGATCGCGGGGCTGGTGGCGTTCTACAACGAGAAGCTCGACATCGCGGTCGACGGCGTCAGCCTGGCGCGGCCGAAGACCCAGTTCAGCTAATTACGCCGCGACATACGGGAGCCCGACAAGTGTGACATATCCCTCTTTTTCCGGCGAATCTAATAGATTCTTATCCGACTATTCGTTCGGCGTGCGCTAATTGGTTAGCCGCTTTGCGCATATAGACAGCTAACTAGCTTCATCCTTCTTTGCTGGGGGTGAGCGTGTATATACTCGGCAACCATCGCCCTGAGCGAATCCTGAGGCCCCTCGGTGATTTAGCAGACAGTGCCGACATTAATCATTATTTGCCGAAATTCGGCCGGTAAAATTTGTGCAGACCAGCGCATTTTTTCGGGCGTTGAAATGCGGTTATCGACATCGATAGCGAAGGCGGTACGAACGTGAGCGAGACCAACGGCCGGGAGGCCGCCCGCAAGATCGTCGAGATGGACGCGACGCCGATCGCCCCGGTGGCCGTCGAGATTGCCGGCGACAACGGCCCGATCAGCGGCATCGCGATCAGCCCTGACGGCTGCCGGCTGCTGGCGACCCACTGCGGATCCGACAGCGTCTCGGTGATCGACACCGACACGTTTCGGGTCGTCGACACCATCCACGGCGTCGACGAGCCGTTCGCCATCGCGATCAGCGGCGGCCGGGCATACGTCAGCACGGTGTCGACGGCTTACGACTCGATCCAGGCCATCGACATCGCCACCAACGCGGTGGTCGCGAAGCATCCGCTGGCACTGAGCGTCAGCGACGTGGCGGTCGACTCCGTCGGGCAGAAGGTGTACGCCAGCCGCAACGCCGCCGGCGTCGCAGACGTCGCCGTGCTCGACACCGCGACCGGAACGGTCCGCACGGTCAAGGTCGCGGACGCGGTGCCGGGCACAGCCACGGAATGCGTGCGGGTGCGCCCCGATGGCTCGCGGGCGTACGTGGGTGTCAACGGGCCGGCCGGTGGCCGGCTGGTGGTGCTCGGAGCGGAAGCCGAGGCGGCGGGTCGAGCCTCCTGGGGCAAGAAGCGCGCCCCGGTCCAGCAGGCCGCGGTGCGGGCGATCGCAACCGTGGAGATCGGTTTGCCGGTTCGCGACGTCGCGCTGAGCCCGAACGGCGCGATCGCCTACGTGGCGAGTTGCGCCCCCGAGGTCGGAGTCGTGGTCGACGTGGTCGACACCCGGACCAACATGATCACCAACACGCGCAAGGTCGGTGAGATCGGCGGCATTCTGACCGGGATGGCGCTGTCCGCCGACGGCGACCGTATCTATCTGGTCAGCGACGACAACGTCACCGTGCTGTGCACGCTCACCCACGACGTCATCGCGACGCTCGGGGCCGGTATGCAGCCGTCGTGCGTGGTGGAAAGCCCGGATGGCACTCGCCTCTACATCGCGGGCTACTCCGGCTCGGTGGGCGTCACGCCGATCGCGTCGGCTACCCCATTGGCCATCGAGGCTGCCGTTGCCGAGAGCGCGCTGTCGACCACCGGTTGGCGGGTGCCCGACCTCGTGCCGCACGAGCCCGTGCTCGCCTGACCGTCGCCCGATCCCGGACAACAGACTTTGTCAGGGGGATTTCTCGTCCCACGGTCTAGCGCGGCGATACCATTCGCCCGACCGACCATGAGGCGGTGCTGCGCCAAGACGGTAAGGCGGTAGATCGATGGACAGCACGATGCAGGACTTTCCGTTGACGATCACCGCCATCATGCGGCACGGCTGCGGTGTCCACGGCGGCCGAACGGTCACGACGGCGACGGGTGACGGGTACCGCCACACCACCTACCGTGAATTGGGTCGGCAGGCCGCGCAGCTGGCAAACGCGTTGCGTGGCGTCGGCGTGACCGGAGACCAGCGCGTCGCGACGTTCATGTGGAACAACGCCGAGCACCTCACGGCCTACCTCGCGGCCCCGTCGATGGGTGCCGTGCTGCACACCCTGAACATCAGGCTCTTCCCCGAACAGATCGCCTACGTCGCCAACGAAGCAGAAGACCAGGTCGTGCTGGTGGACATGTCGCTGGCCAAAGTGCTCGCTCCGGTACTGCCCGAGCTCGAAACGGTGCACACCGTGATCGTGGTCGGCGACGGCGACACGGCGGCGCTGCAGGAGTCGGGCAAGACGGTGCTGCGGTATGCGGAGCTGATCGAGGGCCAGTCGACCGAATTCGACTGGCCGCGCATCGATGAGTATTCCGCCGCCGCGATGTGCTACACCAGTGGCACCACCGGCAACCCCAAAGGTGTTGTCTACAGCCATCGTTCGAGCTTCCTGCACACGATGGCCACGTGCAGCACCAACGGGATCGGGGTGGGGGCCTGCGACCGGGTGCTGCCGATCGTGCCGATGTTCCATGCCAACGGGTGGGGACTGCCCTATGCGGCCCTGATGGCCGGTGCCGACCTGGTGCTCCCCGATTGCCATCTCGGCGCCCGGTCGGTGATCGACATGGTCGAGAAGCTGCGGCCCACCCTGGCCGGCGCGGTGCCGACCATCTGGAACGACGTGATGCACCACCTCGAAAAGGACCCCGACCACGACATCTCGTCGCTGCGCCTGGTGGCCTGCGGCGGTTCGGCCGTGCCGGTGTCGATGATGCGCACCTTCGAAGACAAGTACGACGTCCAGATCCGGCAGTTGTGGGGCATGACCGAAACGTCGCCGCTGGCCACGATGGCCTGGCCGCCGCCCGGCAGCCCGGACGACCGGCACTGGGCATACCGGGCTACCGTGGGCCAGCCGATCTGCGGCGTGGAGATGCGCATCGTCGCCGACGACGGCACGGTGCTGCCCAGCGACGGCCAGGCCGTGGGTGAGGTGGAGGTCCGCGGCCCGTGGATCACCGGGTCCTACTACCGCGGCCGGGACGATTCCAGATTCGATTCCGGCTGGTTGCGCACCGGCGATGTCGGCCGCATCGACGGGGAGGGCTTCGTCACCCTCACCGACCGCGCCAAGGACGTGATCAAGTCCGGCGGGGAGTGGATCTCCTCGGTCGAGCTGGAGAACTGCCTGATCGGTCACCCGGACGTGCTCGAGGCCGCCGTCGTCGGGGTTCCCGACGAACGCTGGCAGGAACGACCGCTGGCCGTCGTCGTCCTCAACGAAGGCGCGTCGGTGAGCGCCGGTGAGTTGCGAACGTTTCTCTCGGACAAGGTTGTTCGTTGGTGGCTGCCCGACCGCTGGGCCTTCGCCGACGAGATTCCGCGCACCAGTGTCGGCAAGTACGACAAGAAGACCATCCGATCCCGACATGCGGACAACGGCTACCAGGTCACCGAGGCGCGCGACTGAACGCCTGACCCGGCGAGCCGGGGGCATCTCCCGCGTAGCAGCGGGGAGACAGAATCGCGTATTTTATTCCGAGGAATGCGATCCGTGTCTGCTCGCGAAGTGAGGTGTGTTGAGCCCATGGCAAATTCGGTCGTCGTCTCCGAATCGCTGGTCATGCCGCTTCCGGTCGAGCAGGCGTTTGCGCGCACGCTGCCGGTGCCGCTCACCCAGGTCTTCAGCCGCCGGCACGGGCTGTTCCCGCCGATCCAAGAGGTGTGCGACCAGACCGGCGCCTGGGATGCCGCGGGCCGGACCCGCACCGTGGTGATGGCCGCCGGCGGCACCGAGGTCACCTGGCGCTGGGATATTCATCCGCGCTCGCCGCTTTCCGCTTTGATGCTCCCGGTGTTCGGCCGGATGTGGAAGGGCTACGCGCGCCAGGCACTGCGCGAGCTGTCGGGGATGCTGACGCGCTGAGGGCGCAACCGTATTCGGTACCGTCGAGCCCATGTGTCGACTCTTCGGCCTGCACGCCGGGACGCACGCCTGCACCGCGACCTTCTGGCTGCTGGACGCGCCCGACAGCCTGTCCCAGCAGAGCCGCCGCAATCCCGACGGCACCGGCCTGGGGGTCTTCGACGTCAACGGCGAACCGCGCGTGTGCAAGGAGCCGATCGCGGCGTGGCAGGACGCCGACTTCGCCACCGAGGCGCACCGCAAGACCGGTACGACGTTCATCGCCCATGTGCGCTACGCGACGACCGGCTCGCTCGACGTCCACAACACCCACCCGTTCCTGCAGGACGGCCGAATCTTCGCGCACAACGGCGTGCTCGAGGGACTCGACATTCTCGACGAACGGCTGCGCGAGGTCGGCGCCGACGAATTGGTGTTGGGTCAAACCGATTCGGAGCGGGCGTTCGCGTTGATGACCGCCTCGATCCGTGCGGCCGGTGGTGATGTCTCGGCCGGCATCACCGACGCGATGACCTGGCTCGCGGCGAACGTCGCGATCTATGCGGTCAACGTGCTGCTGTGCACAGCCACGGACATGTGGGCGATGCGCTATCCGGCAACTCACCAGCTCTGTCTGCTGGATCGGCGCGACCAGTCGGCCGATACACCCGAACCGGCTTTTAATTTGCGTACCAAGCGGATTCACGCGCAGTCCGACCTCCTGTGCACGCGGCCGTCAGTGGTGCTGGCCACCGAACCGATGGACGACGACCCGCGCTGGCGGCTGTTGCACCCTGGCGAGCTGGTGCACGTCGACGGCGCGCTGCAGATCAA
This window encodes:
- a CDS encoding esterase-like activity of phytase family protein, translated to MASKRIWLVAAVTVLITVAACSSGHSGSGAKPDFHTPAGKALTITPDQMLAATQGDTPVAYAKPEHGSITYGANGTMIYTPDAGFTGTDQLHLTSTPSVKLYSENLPPIATIGGVAIQANAHGSAIAPVPGSPNEIYGLTDRGPNVAGRTANEIVFPIPDFHPQIAKLKLADGVASVEQIITLAGKDGAPLVGLSYPQAGLGETAVDINGVPLSPSDHGLDGEGLVALSDGTFWVSDEYGPFIVHFDANGKELERLSPFDATLPKELSLRHPNHGLEGLTLTPDGSTLVGIMQSALRTPGLLGSSVSVPMTRIVTINLANHSDVREYLYPLANPQQTRVAVSEITAVSNTTFLVDELDGEPQPNGNKKIFLADISGATDVGPRASLSGTSYQADRGGLLINGVPIETFVGITGVEAATDKLSAAGIEVAGKKLKLDLTDLLRSLSAAGNFFGHAKIEGVITPDGGKTLFIANDSDFGLDGLASTTPPFALKPKMAPNGSQDSGEILTVDMRKLPPTMEAETIPIKVG
- a CDS encoding dienelactone hydrolase family protein; translation: MNAVSPDAIRAETITITGHGGDEIEAYRACPVSEPVAEGSRGGVVWIHHMPGYDRETKEFVRRLAVSGYHTVAPNLYSREAPGAAPDDAAAAVRAAGGVPDDRLVGDVAGAVEHLRSLPGANGKFGVIGHCSGGRHAYLAACSLPFDAAVDCYGGRVVEDAREGLPKAMKPILHLAPNLSCPLLGLFGADDVFPTPAAVATLDAELTKLGKPHEFHSYEGAGHAFFSVDRPAYRPEAAVDGWRHIDEFFATHLKG
- a CDS encoding DUF6295 family protein, producing MCTHLTEHVEIDGSGKGPAAWFGAHRATVYVDHAVHAPYTHTVNIDVINPELGPSARVALELTEESALALADAIHKAIANAPVGLASKDQ
- a CDS encoding DUF427 domain-containing protein, which translates into the protein MEPDYPQMAAARGRIEPVPRRVRGFLGDKLVFDTTAARYVWEIPYYPAYYVPLTDVRPEFLRDEEHAQKVQFGPSRLHSLVGAGQTHPSAARVFDADADSPVAGTVRFEWDALRWFEEDEPIYVHPRNPYSRVDALRSHRHIRVELDGVVLADTGSPVLLFETGLPTRYYIGPADVSFAHLEPSSTETQCPYKGVTSGYWSVRIGDTVHADLAWTYHFPLPAVSQIAGLVAFYNEKLDIAVDGVSLARPKTQFS
- a CDS encoding YncE family protein, coding for MSETNGREAARKIVEMDATPIAPVAVEIAGDNGPISGIAISPDGCRLLATHCGSDSVSVIDTDTFRVVDTIHGVDEPFAIAISGGRAYVSTVSTAYDSIQAIDIATNAVVAKHPLALSVSDVAVDSVGQKVYASRNAAGVADVAVLDTATGTVRTVKVADAVPGTATECVRVRPDGSRAYVGVNGPAGGRLVVLGAEAEAAGRASWGKKRAPVQQAAVRAIATVEIGLPVRDVALSPNGAIAYVASCAPEVGVVVDVVDTRTNMITNTRKVGEIGGILTGMALSADGDRIYLVSDDNVTVLCTLTHDVIATLGAGMQPSCVVESPDGTRLYIAGYSGSVGVTPIASATPLAIEAAVAESALSTTGWRVPDLVPHEPVLA
- a CDS encoding long-chain fatty acid--CoA ligase, translating into MDSTMQDFPLTITAIMRHGCGVHGGRTVTTATGDGYRHTTYRELGRQAAQLANALRGVGVTGDQRVATFMWNNAEHLTAYLAAPSMGAVLHTLNIRLFPEQIAYVANEAEDQVVLVDMSLAKVLAPVLPELETVHTVIVVGDGDTAALQESGKTVLRYAELIEGQSTEFDWPRIDEYSAAAMCYTSGTTGNPKGVVYSHRSSFLHTMATCSTNGIGVGACDRVLPIVPMFHANGWGLPYAALMAGADLVLPDCHLGARSVIDMVEKLRPTLAGAVPTIWNDVMHHLEKDPDHDISSLRLVACGGSAVPVSMMRTFEDKYDVQIRQLWGMTETSPLATMAWPPPGSPDDRHWAYRATVGQPICGVEMRIVADDGTVLPSDGQAVGEVEVRGPWITGSYYRGRDDSRFDSGWLRTGDVGRIDGEGFVTLTDRAKDVIKSGGEWISSVELENCLIGHPDVLEAAVVGVPDERWQERPLAVVVLNEGASVSAGELRTFLSDKVVRWWLPDRWAFADEIPRTSVGKYDKKTIRSRHADNGYQVTEARD
- a CDS encoding SRPBCC family protein, with amino-acid sequence MANSVVVSESLVMPLPVEQAFARTLPVPLTQVFSRRHGLFPPIQEVCDQTGAWDAAGRTRTVVMAAGGTEVTWRWDIHPRSPLSALMLPVFGRMWKGYARQALRELSGMLTR
- a CDS encoding class II glutamine amidotransferase, with protein sequence MCRLFGLHAGTHACTATFWLLDAPDSLSQQSRRNPDGTGLGVFDVNGEPRVCKEPIAAWQDADFATEAHRKTGTTFIAHVRYATTGSLDVHNTHPFLQDGRIFAHNGVLEGLDILDERLREVGADELVLGQTDSERAFALMTASIRAAGGDVSAGITDAMTWLAANVAIYAVNVLLCTATDMWAMRYPATHQLCLLDRRDQSADTPEPAFNLRTKRIHAQSDLLCTRPSVVLATEPMDDDPRWRLLHPGELVHVDGALQINRTMILPDPPKHLLRREDLSVPVEDAQHALPNTRKL